One genomic segment of Candidatus Fukatsuia endosymbiont of Tuberolachnus salignus includes these proteins:
- a CDS encoding class II holin family protein produces MSMEKLTTGVAYGASAGSILNGLLNSYSPEQWNAIGVLAGVSLAVLTYLTNLYFKIKEDRRKSATGK; encoded by the coding sequence ATGAGCATGGAAAAACTGACGACAGGCGTTGCCTACGGGGCCTCAGCCGGTAGCATTCTGAATGGTTTGCTAAACAGCTACAGCCCGGAACAATGGAACGCCATTGGCGTGCTGGCGGGCGTCTCGCTGGCGGTGCTGACCTATTTGACCAATCTGTATTTCAAGATTAAAGAAGACCGGCGTAAGAGCGCAACAGGCAAATGA